From Cydia strobilella chromosome 3, ilCydStro3.1, whole genome shotgun sequence:
ACTTTTTGCAACTAGTGCTACTGTTGTAGGTGCATTAGGTAAtcttatctaaaaataaataaaactaccacACTTAGGTATCAAGTAATTAACATTACTCTTTAAACTCGTTCTActtttatttcctttatttgagGGGATTATAAACGACAATTTCCTGAGTATACCCAATAGGCCAGtattgtatacataattttagttcAGTCGGTTAACAAATCCAACAATTTGTTTACTGGCCGAGCAAATTGTGTTCATATTGTTGACCTCAATGCCCTGATACCGATGGTGATAAGTGAGATGTATTCATGTCATGCCATAGATTTGGAATATTTTATGAAGTTATTCACTTATCAAGTTGTTTATTTTTGCTCTCTCTGTAGCCATTATTGTTGTTCCTGTAGGTAGTTACGTAATGCATGGGTAATTGGGTTCCAGAAATAACGGTTATAAGTAAGTTAGTTCAATTGATATACTTATTTACGTCTATGCGCTATGTAGAATCTAACTGGCACGTGTGGTGCACTTTTTATTGTTATGAAGTATAACCGCTTctaaatgtatttgtatataatatgtatataatccTTTCCAtcttcttatttttttcttaaaaagcgCATTTGCCCCAAATCTGAAATCGTATCCACCAAAGCCAGTAAGTATAAAGTACTTTCCCATACCTAATAGGTACCTGTAGATGCTTAGAAAATGTCagcattagagatttttttcgCATGGGTAATTACCTAAGATAATAAGATGTGAAGTTAAATTTGAGCTATCCAGTAGTGTTACTCCTCCTCTAAGCACAAGACTGCATGCAATCCCCCAAACCCCAATCCTATTTGCCAAGgaagaaaaaaaacatctttCATTTCTCTTTCAGCACACAGATCCAAATTACTCCTGCGCTTACGTGACGACGACCACCGAGAACGGCAGTCAAGGGTTCGGCCTCACGTTCACATGCGGCCGCGGCACGGAGATCATAGTTCTCACCATCCGCTCTATGAAACGGTTCCTACTGGGGAAGAACGCGGCCGACATCTTCGCGGACTTTGCGGGATTCTGGCGCTCGCTCACCAATGACTCGCAAATGAGATGGGTACGTAAAACGGTGACAACAAACGTATTGCGCtccaaataggtacttattagatATGTAGACGTGGGCGCTTGCAACTTCAAAACTTATagcatactagcttttgcctgcgacttcgtctgcgtggacttagtaaccccagctagagtaagaatagcgcctggagaaagtcttgtagcaatcattcaattagagcataatatgcatacaaatattaggcaactcattaattatctcaattccaccataattccaccccgcttttcaccctcttaagggatgattttcgggataaaaactatcctatgttcttccccgggactcaaactatctctatacgccaaatttcaactaaatcggttcagcggtttaagcgtgaagaggtaacacacagacagacagactttcgcatttataatattagtatggatttagagtcggcaacgcgcatgtaaaacCCCtgtagttgcaggcgtccatagggtACGGTGACTGCGtaccatcaggtgggccgtacgcttgtttgccaccgacgtggtgttaaaaaaaaacataattatatgccATCACCAAGTACGCgcaaatatgatgggtgtatgCAATGCTTATTTAgttagatgatttattttaattaacgaCAAAAACATTTGGTTTATCAATGAACAGTACCTAATACTTACGTCTACGGTTATACGGGTATACGTCTTTGGTTCACGTTTTTGGTTACATGACCGAAATGTGTCGTGATCGGCGCAATCCATAGAAAAACAAGCTGATTGATCTTCTGCCCAAGTgcatatattttacaatttattttacagattggccctgaaaagggcgtTGCTCATTTAGCAGCGGCAGCCATTTTGAATTCCCTGTGGGATCTATGGGCCAGATTGGAGAAGAAACCTTTATGGAGGCTTCTGACGGACATGGAACCCGAGGTAAGTGGTAATTATGCGCGGTTAGTACTCTTTAGTATTTTTACAACTCTAAAATACCTAAGTAAGTATGTTCACTCTGTTGGACCCTCGAGCGGGGCAACCAGGAGGGTGTGCGGCGCGGCGTCCATGttaaacaaatacaaaacaCGCCCCGTCGAACACGCCGCTGAACGCTCGCCCCCGAGAGTCCCGAGACcttacatacttttttttttttttcaatttatttaggtaaacaaacagacactacaagtaatacatattatactaattactacaatgtctacaataTGTTTGGCCCACACCGCTTACCACTAATTAACATGAATAATGTTCGTTCAGAGTCAAACTAATCACCGTCAGTCTTAAGGACTACTTGAAGTAACTATTGTGACAAAAAactttatctataaaaaaagaTACCAAGAGAATTTGTTGTAGGATCTCGTATCGACCATAGATTTCCGTTACATTACTGACGTGATAACTAAGGAAGAAGCCATACAACTACTGAAATCCAAGAAAGCGGGACAGAAAGAGAGAATCAAGCAGCTAGAAGAGAATGGATATCCCGCCTACACTACACAAGCAGGTAAGGGAAACCAAGTATGGTAATaatgttgtaaataaaatgggcccaattttaaataaaacgtgAGATTACCTAGAATACTTACGTACGTACAGGGTTTTGTAATCAATGCAACCATGTACTGAgttttgttttgaaaattataaaaaaaaatgcatttcacGGGCTATCGATGGTGgcagggggcctaccgcgaacaccgaagttcatttcgcaaattgcggggctctttctcttttacccaATTAAAACCTATGAGAGGGTTCCTCAGTGGGTGACGAAATAACATTGCCGTGTAGGTTTAAAATCAGTCTTAAGTATTCAATCACAAGATTCACAAACACAATAACCCGGTACACTCAAAGCTGTAAGTTAGCTTCACACACATTTTGGGGATTTAAACCCAATAACCACCTAATCTacagttttatattaaattatctaACAAGTTGTCGAGAGCGCAAAGCAAGCGTGTCGACTGACAAGAACAGAATGTTTAATTGTCTAAATTATTCTaaacggcggagccatacatttattcagcttgaagctatgctcgcgaggtctacacagctcacagagccactagtctAACGGGTCTTCAATCGCAGGTTGGTTGGGCTACAGCGATGCGACTCTCGAGCAGTTGTGCGGCAAGTACCTCAAGCAAGGCTTCACCCACTTTAAGGTGAAGGTGGGACTGAACTTCGAAGATGATTGGCGTCGATGTAGCACCGTGAGGAAGCACATCGGCAAGGATAAGGTCCTGGTAAGTACAAACACAAGCAACCCTCGGCTAATTATTAGTATCTATAAATGTTCGGCGACGGGAGGCGCGGTCATAGTCGCGCGTGTGATTTTGGATTTTGGGTTTCGATTCTTTGGCGTAAACAAAATAGTTTCTCGGAACATCGAATAGAATTTTAAGGTTTCCAACGAGGAAAAACGTTTAGAATTTATTCCATGATCTAAGTCACGTGGATGTCATTTGCGGCCAATGAGACatataaatgcaaatattttttgttaagagTTTTGTGACGAaagggagaagaccgctaggctgaagtgggactgggcaagtgggcaggtcacgtctgccgcatgcatccggataggtgggctagtatagccaccaagtggatgccgcaaaagaagcgcggacgtggcaggcccaggcggagatggcgggacgacttagacaccttcactaataactggccggaaacagctcaacaacgggagtcatgaaaatcaaagggagaggcctttgcccagcagtgggacactgcaggctattaaaaaaaagagtttCTACCACGCAACAAATTATAGCAAATTTCCTTTCGTCTATGTCAATTTGAGCTTTTGATCCGTACTAAAAGTTCATTGCAAGTATTGGTTACCTAATTGGTTACAGTTGGTAGACGCAAACCAGGCATGGAGCGTGAACGAGGCCATAGAGTGGATGATGAAGCTAGCTCCGCTCAAACCGATGTGGATCGAGGAGCCCACCTCGCCTGACGATGTGCTCGGACACGCGGCTATCTCTGAGGCGTTGAAGTAAGTAAGCTATAGAGTGGAAGTATGGCAAAAAGTTAGCCCTGCTTAAACCCATGTATTAGGTAGAGACTTATATCACCTGGCGCAATCGCGTAGCTTAGGTTGAGATTGCCAAGAGCACGCGGTCTTTTCAGCAGTCGTCAACGTGGATGAGAAAATTGGACCCTGAACCcgatatttattaataagtcCGATTCAAGTTTGCATTTGCACTCCCAAAAGTATATAAACTTTTCATATTTACGGTTCGCTCCAACTACTATTTCTGCCGGAATCCGGCGACACGAAGAACCATGAACAAATCTAACAAAACTGTTCATCCGAAATAAGTGGATTATTGGAATTATTGAGGTTGGTAAACAACAAACATGACAGATTACTTATATAAtccaaaaaaaatcttaacaccgcgatgtACAGAACATCGCGGagggaacagcgccatctagcgggacaTTGGTACACTAACTTTGCTATACAAGTTGTACACCCACCTTACAAAATAAGTTGCCATATTCTTGGCCGTCTTAAATTAAATAGGGATCATGAAGTACCGGCTGTTACCCCTGGTCGGCATGTCGTCTTGTTTCAGGGCCCACTCAAATTCGCTCGCGACCCACCAATAGATCGCGAGCCATAAGGTGCTCACTGCACTAAGGTGTTATGCTTTAagattttaagtacctatggTTGTCAGACTGTTGTCTCTTTGTAAGGGTCTAAAACTTATCTCAATAAAAAATGACTGTCGAACAGGCCCTACGGCATCGGCGTGGCAACAGGCGAGATGTGCGCTAACCGCGTCATGTTTAAGCAGTTCCTGCAGAGCGGCGGCATGCAATTCTGCCAGATCGACTCGGCTCGTATCGGTGGAGTCAACGAGATCCTTTCCGTGTATTTAATGGCGGAGAAACTGGGCGGTAAGTGAACAGTTAACCCTTGGTGTAGTGTAAACCTACTTCATTTTACCGACATACTGATTTTGCCCGGAGGAGTCAACGCGATTTCCTCACCTATGTCTATCTGTAGAAAACGACATGTCAAACAAAACTCATCATCTACGCTCTACTGTAGCTTAATAAGTGAAAAAATAAGGATTTGATCAAGATGTTGATTGCAGTAAAAGTATGCCCTCACGCTGGCGGCGTGGGCCTCTGCGAGATGGTGCAGCACCTCCAGTACTGGGACTTCACGAGTCTATCGGGTACCATGGAGGGCCGGCTCATAGAGTACGTCGACCAGCAGCACGAGCATTTCATCGACCCGTGCGTTGTGGAAAACGCCAAATATCTCGTGCCTAAGGTAGGTACAATGTCATAAGTAAACAGGGCCGAAGGTcctaacttacttacttactccgttggctcagagacccaaaatgagacttggcctccgacacaagacagcccCATTTtgctcgatcctgtgcgacctctcgcctcGAACTCGGTGACTCGaagctcgcgcagatccgcctccaccctgtcgcaccagcgatacctggggcggccaataggacgtcttcttgctgggcggcctaggtatgctcttttcactttccgatcctcatccattctcacaagatggcccaaccaacggagtccGTGAGCTTTAGTCTCTCCCATGATAGGTTCAGCCACTAGGTCTTCAATCTCATGGTTCCTAAGGGCTGAGGGTCCtaacaaagtatttatttatttatcgtgtggcattacagttactggatttaaattaaatctcaATCTAGAGATAAATCTATAAAAGTATGCCCTTACGTTGGCGGTGTGGGCCTCTGCGAGATGGTGCAGCACCTCTAATATTGGGACTTCGTGAGTGTATCGTGCACCATGGAGGGCCGGCTCATAGAATACCTCGAAATGGGAATGATTCATATGAAAGCAGAAGCACCTACTCTTCTGACCGTATCTTTATACTATTTGACAGCTGCCAACCGTCAAATAAGTAATATGTCCCACACCCAGTAGGGCGGCGCCACAGTCGTGCACGGAGCGAATACAGGCAAAAGATTGTTTTATTCTAGGGgttctaaacttttttgtagcgCGACTCCCTTGTAATTTAACTGCGCATAGCTCTTGCACCTATAACCATCCGTGAGAGAACGCTAAACTCCAGATCTTCCTCGAAGAAAGTAAAAAACACGTAACTCGGTCTTTGAGTTTTTGTTCTTTGGAACTTGATTTAGACTGAATCACgcgtttttttgttgttatttacattattttaagatCTATTTGGAAAAAAACTCCGTTTATCTGACACCAACGTTCAAAAAGTTAATAATGGTTCTCGTTTCAGTTGCCTGGCTACAGCACTCAGTTTAAAAACGGAACATTAGAAAAGTTCGCTTACCCCAACGGAAGCGAATGGAAGAAAATGATCAAGGAAGGAGTATTCCCGCCTCCCGATGAAGCTGAATTGGTGAACCCTTAGAAAGAAACCTTATTTACATAGCCATAGGGCTGAAAATAGGGAAAAACGATCTCTTGTCGGCATCACTTTCTGTAGACTGTTGTACCGAATTAAAAGCGTATATTTGTgaacaagatttttttatttttacaatttatatgTACAGTTAACAGTATCAAGTCTTATAAAAAGGTTACAAACCATAAATACCTACGAGTCAAAAGTTAAAACTATGCCTTATGGTATAGGATGTTTAATGTTGTTTCTTGCCAGTCTTTATAGGTCGACTGTTACTAAACAGTAAATAAATGCTTACTTAAAatcaacttaaaattaattgtttacaaaatttcacgCTTTTTTCTGGAAAGCAAAGGCGCTAAGTTTCGACTGTTTGGGCGCACTAGTTATAGGGGTATCTGCACCATTCAATTCATCGCCGAGTTTCCTCTTTTGCCCGCTTTCTGGAGTCCCATTGACGGCGCCGTTTTTACCTTGAAGGGTCTTGAAGGTCCTAATGCCAAGGCGACTAAGCTCCGATGGAGTCATTTCAGGATTTTGAGATTCTAAATTGGATTTGTTTCTTGAGAACCAGTCCACGAATGTTTCGCCGTCTTGAATTGTTGTTGGCTGAAATGTCATGATTTAAAGTTTAATTACGTCTCACCAGGGTCACCTGTCAAGTTCACAGATACAGAGCCAAAAATATAGTCCTACACAAAGAAACAAACAGGTATTTCTAGAGGCCCATCAAACAAGAAAAAGTGGCAGTTACATTTGAATCAATAGTGCAGAAAATAAGGGttaaatttatttcgttttaaaatcGAACGTAACAGCAACTTTGTTTCCATTGGCAATGACTTAAATTCGAGCAAAGTCATTGTACTTACGTCAGTGTTTTCCGATGATTCTGTGTAGTGCACCTCCACCAACGTTCTCTCGGTCAGGCTGAGCGGACTCTGCACGTTCTTAGCGGCTTCTTGTTGCTTTCTGAACGGGTTCCTGACTCCCGCCGGCGATGATTTAATCGGCTAAGGAAATTATGTTGAGGTAAGTCTTCGTCACAGATCAGTTCCTTAAGGGTGCATTTTCATGTAGGCTAAAGCCCCCTATATCCTTTTGGATCCCAAAGGCCATTATAATGGACAAatgcaaacaaatatttttaaataagattTCAATTCAAAACAAAGGCTTCTGGGATCCAGGAGGTAGAGAATCAAGATCTTGTGCAGCTGATATCCATTGGCTCCATTATATGGAGGATTCTAATTGGTCACGATTCTGTAATGACCGTAATAGAGGAGTATTGTACAGGTATCATGACGGAATGGCAATGAAAATCTAAAGTAACTGGGTTTATGCACAGATTTTTTGGAATGAAGTTCCTTATCTGACGGTTTGCGGATGGGGGCTAGGCGAAAAAAATGTAAGAATTTGCCGTCACagtgcgatagatgcaaatgtcaAATATGGCGTCACAAGCCATATTACTGCGAAATATGTAATGAAACTAatgagaacagaacagaacacaaCACAAGACAAGACAAAACATGAGCATGAGCATGAACACGTCACCAGCCTTTCttaacttcgttccaaccgaGTGTTTGACAACACACCACTTTTTTGTATTGTTgtgattataaatatattacctaTTATGTCTCCATTAGTAGCAAGTAAATACAATGCTTTGATACATACCACAGGTTTAATAGGTGCAACCGTTTCCCCTTTCCTTTCCTTTGCCTTCTGCGGTATAATGAGGCTCGCATTCAGATCCTGTTCCGAGTTCGTGACGTCATACGTCTCTTGAGTATCCAATTCACTGAAATGTTTTTGAGCGACATTCATCTTATCGGCATCTCGCTCCCACGTTTCTGCTAAATTCGTTAGTTTGTCGGCTAAATGAA
This genomic window contains:
- the LOC134755768 gene encoding mitochondrial enolase superfamily member 1-like, with translation MSLNIHNQSSATRASNMPLNKKGLKIMSVDVKDVRFPTSLGGHGSDALHTDPNYSCAYVTTTTENGSQGFGLTFTCGRGTEIIVLTIRSMKRFLLGKNAADIFADFAGFWRSLTNDSQMRWIGPEKGVAHLAAAAILNSLWDLWARLEKKPLWRLLTDMEPEDLVSTIDFRYITDVITKEEAIQLLKSKKAGQKERIKQLEENGYPAYTTQAGWLGYSDATLEQLCGKYLKQGFTHFKVKVGLNFEDDWRRCSTVRKHIGKDKVLLVDANQAWSVNEAIEWMMKLAPLKPMWIEEPTSPDDVLGHAAISEALKPYGIGVATGEMCANRVMFKQFLQSGGMQFCQIDSARIGGVNEILSVYLMAEKLGVKVCPHAGGVGLCEMVQHLQYWDFTSLSGTMEGRLIEYVDQQHEHFIDPCVVENAKYLVPKLPGYSTQFKNGTLEKFAYPNGSEWKKMIKEGVFPPPDEAELVNP